The following proteins come from a genomic window of Drosophila sulfurigaster albostrigata strain 15112-1811.04 chromosome X, ASM2355843v2, whole genome shotgun sequence:
- the LOC133848903 gene encoding high affinity copper uptake protein 1 isoform X2, translated as MDAHAHHAHHAHADPNVELIDHSLHMMDSTTLSPPLVTPHADPDMSMHAHHHHAGGTGTGMEHMMSMAFHFGYNETILFSWWHIETVAGLVGSMIAIFLLALLYEGLKYYREYLFWKTYNLLEYRPVTGPQRNPEAPRMPPAAAAAPSPVQPTMLSINHLYQTLLHVLQVTLSFLLMLIFMTYNVWLCLMVVLGAGIGYFLFCWKKSVIVDVTEHCH; from the exons ATGGACGCACATGCTCATCACGCACACCACGCCCACGCAGATCCCAATGTTG AGCTGATTGATCATTCCTTGCACATGATGGATTCAACGACGCTGAGTCCACCACTGGTGACGCCACACGCTGATCCCGATATGAGCATGCAtgcgcatcatcatcatgctgGCGGCACAGGCACCGGAATGGAGCACATGATGTCCATGGCG TTCCACTTTGGCTACAATGAGACCATATTGTTCTCGTGGTGGCACATCGAAACAGTGGCTGGTCTCGTTGGCTCCATGATCGCCATTTTTCTGCTGGCGCTGCTCTATGAGGGTCTCAAATACTATCGCGAGTATCTCTTCTGGAAGACGTACAATCTGCTGGAGTATCGCCCGGTTACGGGGCCGCAACGCAATCCCGAAGCACCCCGCATGCCCcctgcagctgccgcagcgCCTTCTCCCGTGCA ACCGACGATGCTGTCCATCAATCATTTGTACCAGACGCTGCTGCACGTGCTCCAGGTGACGCTCTCCTTCCTGCTCATGTTAATCTTTATGACATACAATGTGTGGCTCTGCCTAATGGTTGTGTTGGGCGCCGGCATTGGATATTTTCTATTCTGCTGGAAGAAATCGGTCATTGTCGATGTGACGGAGCATTGTCACTAG
- the LOC133848901 gene encoding luc7-like protein 3, with amino-acid sequence MVDAARQMLDELMGRNRNLHPSEAGQAVNWEDPEFCQFYNVKFCPHDLFINTRADLGPCVRIHDEEAKHLYEEARPSQRKRHTEDEFLRFCNVMLHDVDRKIQKGKQRLQLMQRDHPPPPAQQAAKFEEQLSNLNARIHKLLAEAEEAGIRGDVDQAQDLMTICEELKEEKETLQQQYDASVKQLHKLRPQQPPVAITSAPGTETPSGDEALASNNTTPASITSTTTTAATPASNSHNETLISESIGTPKSSEESSKETTTATAAAPDSAASTDAATSSDADKSDAKADAGKTPANWSHEVPEKQMKVCEICGAFLIVGDAQQRIEDHLMGKQHLGYSKLRNAVAEINERRQKEREEDERRRRDDRVQRFHNNYDNRRDQREHRERSRDYAPNNSRQSSDRRHHHHKSHHGHSYSRSGSHSSGSSSRSRHNHYRHDSRERHCRSRSRSRY; translated from the exons ATGGTGGACGCTGCCAGACAAATGCTCGATGAGCTAATGGGGCGCAATCGAAATTTGCATCCTTCAGAGGCCGGGCAGGCGGTCAACTGGGAAGATCCAGAG TTCTGTCAATTCTACAATGTGAAATTCTGTCCGCACGATCTGTTTATCAACACGCGCGCCGATCTGGGACCCTGTGTGCGCATCCATGACGAGGAGGCGAAACATCTGTATGAGGAGGCGCGACCCTCGCAACGCAAACGCCACACCGAGGATGAGTTTCTACGCTTCTGCAATGTGATGCTGCACGATGTGGATCGCAAGATCCAGAAGGGTAAACAGCGTTTGCAACTGATGCAACGCGATCATCCGCCACCGCCGGCACAACAAGCAGCTAAATTCGAAGAGCAGCTAAGCAATTTGAATGCACGAATTCACAAATTGTTGGCAGAGGCCGAGGAGGCGGGCATACGTGGCGATGTGGATCAGGCCCAGGATCTGATGACCATCTGTGAGGAGCtgaaggaggagaaggaaaCGTTGCAGCAACAGTATGATGCGAGTGTGAAGCAATTGCATAAATTGCGTCCCCAACAGCCGCCAGTTGCAATCACGTCCGCCCCAGGCACGGAAACGCCAAGCGGGGACGAGGCTTtggccagcaacaacaccacTCCAGCATCAAttacatcaacaacaacaacagcagccactcCAGCTTCAAACAGTCACAACGAAACGCTCATCAGCGAGAGCATTGGCACGCCAAAATCGTCGGAGGAGTCCAGTAAAgagacgacgacggcaacggcagcagctcCAGATTCTGCAGCATCCACAGATGCGGCCACGTCCTCCGATGCTGACAAGTCAGATGCTAAAGCAGACGCGGGCAAAACGCCAGCGAATTGGTCTCACGAGGTGCCCGAGAAACAGATGAAAGTCTGTGAAATCTGCGGCGCATTTCTCATTGTCGGCGATGCGCAGCAACGCATCGAGGATCATCTGATGGGGAAACAGCATTTGGGTTACTCCAAGTTGCGCAATGCTGTGGCCGAAATCAACGAGCGGCGGCAAAAGGAACGCGAGGAGGACGAGCGAAGGCGTCGCGATGATCGCGTTCAACGCTTTCACAATAACTACGACAATAGACG CGATCAACGTGAACATCGGGAACGCAGCCGTGACTATGCGCCCAATAACAGTCGACAGTCTTCGGATCGCAGGCATC ATCACCACAAGTCGCACCATGGGCATTCGTATTCGCGTAGCGGGAGccacagcagcggcagcagcagtcgcagtcggCATAATCATTATCGTCACGATAGTCGGGAGCGACATTgtcgcagccgcagtcgcagtcgttACTAG
- the LOC133848899 gene encoding cell division cycle 7-related protein kinase produces MDKFINSGSVSGSGCYGHHNANATLVAAAPTIAATKHCQRLSNNNNFRARQQQQQQQLINTTVGRAGNSSPKLAATFQGMSVNVVQSAATILPKQAQIIGQQRQATPNNNNNLNHNQKLLKPPGMIEQQQQQPTIVGSVSGIIRTKPRNKSEEAIGDLLQRIPDIGHIFDVHSRIGNGTFSTVLLATLKRESYLPDSKRRKFAIKHHIPTSHPDRIMKELQCMTDMGGTDNVVGIHCCLRCDASAAFVMPYMPHDRFHDFYTKMDVPEIRMYMRNLLLALRHVHKFNIIHRDVKPSNFLYNRRQGQFLLVDFGLAQHVNVNSSSTTASMLNAGSQQPTLQVQKSCTGILSSKRPRERDSLVSASQQQQQQQQQGASATDVQLGGAVKRMRLIEETTSASSNCWSKMPLKPVNEIAQSSSRAAAAELPSDNPKQSDAINASQSQIQAQTVPTTIAPAATAVGAEAGAGAGATPATAANKYNTNRGAGGGGAVGSGGKCYCFANPSVCLNCLMKKEVHASRAGTPGYRPPEVLLKYADQTTAVDVWAAGVIFLSILSSVYPFFKAPNDFVALAEIVTIFGDRAIRKTALALERMVTISQRSKPLNLRKLCLRFRHRQIFSDAQMIRKYETPDGRCDVCKNCDQYFFNCLCEDSEYVTEPLDPYECFPSSAYDLLARLLEINPHQRISAEEALQHPFFNEPPLPNNNAIRQSSLALTTSRRRAPKAPEGIAVDMAAVAGAAEEQLHPALNKL; encoded by the exons ATGGATAAATTCATCAATTCCGGATCCGTATCCGGATCAGGCTGCTACGGTCAtcacaatgcaaatgcaacgcTCGTAGCGGCAGCTccaacaatagcagcaacaaagcaTTGTCAGAGActgtccaacaacaacaacttcagagccaggcagcagcaacaacaacagcaacttatCAATACAACAGTTGGACGTGCTGGAAATTCCAGTCCCAAATTGGCAGCGACATTTCAAGGTATGAGTGTGAATGTTGTGCAGAGTGCTGCTACAATCCTGCCAAAGCAGGCGCAAATCATTGGACAACAGCGGCAAGCGacaccaaacaacaacaacaatctaaATCACAATCAGAAACTGCTCAAACCGCCTGGAATGatagaacagcagcagcagcagccgacaATTGTTGGCAGCGTCAGCGGCATCATCAGGACGAAACCGCGCAACAAAAGCGAAG AAGCCATCGGTGATTTACTGCAGCGCATTCCAGACATTGGTCACATCTTCGATGTGCACAGCCGCATTGGCAACGGCACTTTTAGCACCGTGCTGCTGGCCACACTCAAACGCGAGTCCTATTTGCCGGACAGCAAACGGCGCAAGTTTGCGATCAAACATCATATACCCACTAGCCATCCTGATCGCATTATGAAGGAGCTGCAGTGCATGACCGATATGGG cGGCACGGATAATGTGGTAGGGATCCACTGTTGCCTGCGCTGCGATGCCTCGGCTGCCTTTGTGATGCCGTACATGCCCCACGATCGCTTCCACGACTTCTACACCAAAATGGATGTGCCCGAGATACGAATGTATATGCGCAATCTACTCCTTGCTCTGCGTCACGTGCACAAGTTCAACATCATCCATCGGGATGTGAAGCCCAGCAATTTCCTCTACAATCGTCGCCAGGGGCAATTTCTGCTCGTCGACTTTGGGCTGGCGCAgcatgtgaatgtgaatagCAGCAGTACCACAGCATCAATGTTAAACGCTGGCAGCCAGCAACCAACGCTCCAGGTGCAGAAATCCTGCACGGGTATCCTAAGCAGCAAGCGGCCACGGGAACGAGATTCTTTGGTGTCagcatcgcagcagcagcaacaacaacagcagcaggggGCAAGTGCCACCGATGTGCAATTGGGTGGCGCCGTGAAGCGCATGCGTTTAATCGAGGAGACGACGTCCGCGTCGAGCAACTGCTGGAGCAAGATGCCACTGAAGCCGGTCAATGAGATTGCGCAGAGCAGTAGCCGCGCAGCTGCTGCCGAGCTGCCTTCGGATAATCCCAAGCAGAGCGATGCGATCAATGCCAGTCAATCGCAGATCCAGGCCCAGACAGTGCCGACAACAATAGCcccagctgcaacagcagtggGAGCagaagctggagctggagctggagcaacTCCAGCAACCGCTGCCAACAAGTACAACACAAATCGCGGAGCTGGCGGAGGCGGCGCTGTGGGTAGCGGTGGCAAGTGTTATTGCTTTGCCAATCCCTCGGTGTGCCTCAACTGCCTGATGAAGAAGGAGGTGCATGCATCCAGGGCCGGCACACCAGGCTATCGTCCACCCGAGGTGCTGCTGAAGTATGCGGATCAAACAACCGCTGTGGATGTCTGGGCAGCCGGTGTCATCTTTCTATCGATACTCTCCTCGGTCTATCCATTCTTTAAGGCGCCCAATGATTTTGTGGCCCTCGCCGAGATTGTCACGATATTCGGAGATCGGGCGATCAGGAAGACAGCATTGGCGCTGGAGCGCATGGTGACGATCAGTCAACGCTCGAAGCCGTTGAATTTGCGCAAGCTGTGCCTGCGTTTTCGGCATCGTCAGATCTTCAGCGATGCGCAAATGATACGCAAATATGAGACGCCCGATGGCCGATGCGATGTGTGCAAGAACTGTGATCAATACTTCTTCAATTGCCTGTGCGAGGATAGCGAGTATGTGACGGAACCACTCGATCCCTATGAATGCTTTCCAAGCAGTGCATACGATCTGCTTGCCCGCCTGCTTGAGATCAATCCGCATCAGCGGATCAGTGCCGAGGAGGCGCTGCAGCATCCCTTCTTCAACGAGCCGCCGTTgcccaacaacaatgcaatcAGGCAATCATCGTTGGCATTGACAACGTCGCGCAGGCGCGCTCCTAAGGCGCCAGAGGGAATCGCAGTGGATATGGCAGCGGTTGCTGGAGCCGCCGAGGAGCAACTGCATCCGGCTCTGAACAAACTGTGA
- the LOC133848904 gene encoding zinc finger protein 593 homolog, producing MGMVQKRKKMHYGDTHLQRRWRVRNRRRDLDQIDDDLKTRSGELINQNVDLDKPGFAQFYCVHCAKYFIDDTAMQAHFRTKVHKRRMKALETEPYSIEESERAAGRGSFQKPKKRVITTQPSKEDVIAGKRIKVEEVPDDNAASSNAMEQEQEEEKEKDEPVTTTKTKKASRKRTKKMAT from the coding sequence ATGGGTATGGTACAGAAGCGTAAGAAGATGCACTATGGCGATACGCATCTGCAGCGTCGCTGGCGTGTGCGTAATCGTCGCCGGGATCTCGATCAGATCGATGATGATCTGAAGACGCGCAGCGGCGAATTGATCAATCAAAACGTGGACCTGGATAAGCCGGGCTTTGCCCAATTCTATTGTGTGCACTGCGCCAAATACTTCATCGATGACACAGCGATGCAAGCGCATTTTCGCACCAAAGTCCACAAGCGTCGCATGAAGGCACTTGAAACGGAGCCATACAGCATCGAGGAATCGGAGCGTGCGGCGGGTCGCGGCAGCTTCCAAAAGCCCAAGAAGCGCGTAATCACCACACAGCCCAGCAAGGAAGATGTCATCGCCGGCAAACGCATTAAAGTCGAGGAGGTACCCGATGACAATGCCGCGAGCAGCAATGCCATGGAGCAGGAACAagaagaggagaaggagaaggatgAACCGGTGACGACAACAAAGACGAAGAAAGCGTCCAGAAAGCGAACCAAGAAAATGGCCACATAA
- the LOC133848903 gene encoding high affinity copper uptake protein 1 isoform X1, with the protein MDAHAHHAHHAHADPNVELIDHSLHMMDSTTLSPPLVTPHADPDMSMHAHHHHAGGTGTGMEHMMSMAFHFGYNETILFSWWHIETVAGLVGSMIAIFLLALLYEGLKYYREYLFWKTYNLLEYRPVTGPQRNPEAPRMPPAAAAAPSPVQYVGEVVHKQPPTMLSINHLYQTLLHVLQVTLSFLLMLIFMTYNVWLCLMVVLGAGIGYFLFCWKKSVIVDVTEHCH; encoded by the exons ATGGACGCACATGCTCATCACGCACACCACGCCCACGCAGATCCCAATGTTG AGCTGATTGATCATTCCTTGCACATGATGGATTCAACGACGCTGAGTCCACCACTGGTGACGCCACACGCTGATCCCGATATGAGCATGCAtgcgcatcatcatcatgctgGCGGCACAGGCACCGGAATGGAGCACATGATGTCCATGGCG TTCCACTTTGGCTACAATGAGACCATATTGTTCTCGTGGTGGCACATCGAAACAGTGGCTGGTCTCGTTGGCTCCATGATCGCCATTTTTCTGCTGGCGCTGCTCTATGAGGGTCTCAAATACTATCGCGAGTATCTCTTCTGGAAGACGTACAATCTGCTGGAGTATCGCCCGGTTACGGGGCCGCAACGCAATCCCGAAGCACCCCGCATGCCCcctgcagctgccgcagcgCCTTCTCCCGTGCA ATATGTTGGCGAAGTTGTGCACAAGCAACC ACCGACGATGCTGTCCATCAATCATTTGTACCAGACGCTGCTGCACGTGCTCCAGGTGACGCTCTCCTTCCTGCTCATGTTAATCTTTATGACATACAATGTGTGGCTCTGCCTAATGGTTGTGTTGGGCGCCGGCATTGGATATTTTCTATTCTGCTGGAAGAAATCGGTCATTGTCGATGTGACGGAGCATTGTCACTAG